In Pseudomonas nunensis, a single window of DNA contains:
- a CDS encoding FadR/GntR family transcriptional regulator produces the protein MENPIDAPRLPRKRRSLAQELVTVLSEQIRDGQLKRGDKLPTESAIMDAHGVSRTVVREAISRLQAAGQVETRHGIGTFVLDTPSPSGFRIDPATVVTLRDVLAILELRISLEVESAGLAAQRRSAEQLGLMRAALDALNESASHASDAVASDFQFHLQIALATGNRYFTDIMTHLGTSIIPRTRLNSARLAHDDQQHYMNRLSREHEEIYDAIARQDSDAARAAMRLHLTNSRERLRHAHEEAEAQRG, from the coding sequence ATGGAAAACCCGATCGACGCACCTCGCCTCCCTCGCAAGCGCCGCAGTCTCGCTCAGGAACTGGTGACGGTGCTGTCCGAGCAGATCCGCGACGGTCAGCTCAAGCGTGGCGACAAGTTGCCCACCGAGTCGGCGATAATGGACGCCCATGGCGTCAGCCGTACGGTGGTGCGCGAAGCGATTTCCCGTTTGCAGGCCGCCGGGCAGGTTGAAACCCGTCACGGCATCGGCACCTTCGTGCTCGACACGCCGAGCCCGAGCGGTTTCCGTATCGACCCGGCCACCGTCGTCACCCTGCGTGATGTGCTGGCGATTCTTGAGTTGCGCATCAGCCTGGAAGTGGAATCCGCCGGCCTCGCCGCCCAGCGCCGCAGCGCCGAGCAACTGGGCCTGATGCGTGCGGCACTGGACGCCCTCAACGAAAGCGCGTCCCACGCCAGCGATGCCGTGGCCTCGGACTTCCAGTTCCACCTGCAAATCGCCCTGGCCACCGGCAACCGCTACTTCACCGACATCATGACCCACCTGGGCACCAGCATCATTCCGCGCACGCGGTTAAACTCGGCGCGCCTGGCCCATGACGACCAGCAGCACTACATGAATCGCCTGAGCCGTGAACACGAAGAAATCTACGACGCGATTGCGCGGCAGGATTCCGATGCGGCGCGTGCGGCGATGCGGTTGCATTTGACGAATAGCCGCGAGCGGCTGCGCCATGCGCATGAAGAGGCTGAGGCGCAGCGGGGATAG
- the garD gene encoding galactarate dehydratase: protein MQLIEHSDSPRYIRLHERDNVVIVVNDQGVPAGTEFPDGLVTVDFVPQSHKVTLEDIPEGGQVIRYGQTIGYALQPIPRGSWVKEDQLRMPTAPPLDSLPLSTDVPASQAPLEGFTFEGYRNADGTVGTRNILGITTTVQCVTGVLDHAVKRIKDELLPLYPNVDDVVALTHSYGCGVAITATDAYIPIRTVRNLARNPNLGGEALVISLGCEKLQAGQVMHDNDSSVDLSEPWLYRLQDSSHGFTEMIEQIMALAETRLKKLDQRRRETVPASELILGMQCGGSDAFSGITANPALGYASDLLLRAGATVMFSEVTEVRDAIYLLTSRAETKEVAEELVREMDWYDRYLAKGEADRSANTTPGNKKGGLSNIVEKSLGSIVKSGSSAINGVLGPGERFKRKGLIFCATPASDFVCGTLQLAAGMNLHVFTTGRGTPYGLAMAPVVKVSTRTELAQRWPDLIDIDAGRIATGRASIEDLGWELFHYYLDVASGKKQTWAEQHKLHNDITLFNPAPIT from the coding sequence ATGCAGTTGATTGAACATTCCGACTCGCCGCGCTACATCCGCCTGCACGAGCGGGACAATGTGGTGATCGTGGTCAACGACCAGGGCGTGCCGGCCGGCACCGAATTTCCCGATGGCCTGGTGACGGTGGATTTTGTGCCGCAGAGCCATAAGGTCACCCTCGAGGACATTCCCGAGGGCGGTCAGGTGATTCGTTACGGCCAGACCATCGGCTACGCCTTGCAGCCGATTCCGCGCGGCAGTTGGGTCAAGGAAGATCAACTGCGCATGCCCACCGCGCCACCGCTGGACAGCCTGCCGCTGTCCACCGATGTGCCGGCGAGCCAGGCACCGCTGGAAGGCTTTACCTTCGAGGGTTATCGCAACGCCGACGGCACCGTCGGCACGCGCAACATCCTGGGGATTACCACGACCGTGCAGTGCGTCACCGGCGTGCTCGATCATGCGGTCAAGCGCATCAAGGACGAGTTGCTGCCGCTGTACCCGAACGTCGATGACGTGGTGGCGCTGACCCACAGTTACGGCTGTGGCGTGGCGATCACGGCCACCGACGCCTACATCCCGATCCGCACCGTGCGTAACCTGGCGCGCAACCCGAACCTGGGTGGCGAAGCCTTGGTGATCAGCCTCGGTTGCGAGAAGTTGCAGGCCGGGCAGGTGATGCACGACAACGACAGCTCGGTGGATCTGAGCGAGCCGTGGTTGTATCGCTTGCAGGATTCGAGTCACGGTTTTACCGAAATGATCGAGCAGATCATGGCGCTGGCCGAAACCCGTCTGAAGAAGCTCGATCAACGTCGCCGGGAAACCGTGCCGGCGTCCGAGTTGATCCTGGGCATGCAGTGCGGCGGCAGCGATGCGTTTTCCGGCATCACCGCCAACCCGGCGCTGGGTTATGCCTCGGACTTGTTGTTGCGAGCGGGTGCGACGGTGATGTTTTCCGAAGTCACCGAAGTACGCGATGCGATTTACTTGCTGACGTCCCGTGCCGAAACCAAGGAAGTCGCCGAGGAACTGGTGCGGGAAATGGACTGGTACGACCGTTACCTGGCCAAGGGCGAAGCGGACCGCAGCGCCAACACCACGCCGGGGAACAAGAAGGGTGGGTTGTCGAACATTGTCGAGAAGTCCCTGGGCTCGATCGTCAAATCCGGCAGCAGCGCGATCAATGGCGTGCTCGGCCCTGGCGAACGCTTCAAGCGCAAAGGCCTGATCTTCTGCGCGACCCCGGCCAGTGATTTTGTCTGCGGGACGTTGCAACTGGCGGCGGGGATGAACCTGCACGTGTTCACCACCGGGCGCGGTACGCCGTATGGTCTGGCGATGGCGCCGGTGGTGAAGGTGTCGACCCGAACCGAACTGGCGCAGCGCTGGCCGGACCTGATCGACATCGATGCCGGGCGGATTGCAACTGGCCGGGCTTCAATTGAGGATCTGGGCTGGGAGTTGTTTCACTACTACCTGGACGTGGCCAGCGGCAAGAAACAAACGTGGGCCGAGCAGCACAAACTGCATAACGACATCACGTTGTTTAACCCGGCGCCGATCACGTAA
- a CDS encoding ABC transporter ATP-binding protein/permease has product MNQNAEYSAVNDAVRGQFFRKVWAMITPYWSSEEKVKAWTLLIAVIALSLLSVGISVWFNTWYKDFYNALQKKDEAAFWRLILYFCAIAAVAIVGAVYRLYLTQMLTIRWRAWLTEKHFARWLGNKNYYQLEQGGYTDNPDQRISEDLNNFTSNTLELGIGLLRNIVSLVSFSIILWGVSGSIEVLGFTIPGYMFWCVLVYAVVGSWLTHLIGRRLIGLNNQQQRFEADLRFSMVRVRENAESIALYNGEPNENRRLSSRFGLVWHNFWDIMKVSKRLTFFTAGYSQAAIIFPFMVAAPRYFAGKIELGELMQISSAFGNVQESFSWFISAYQNLAAWRATCDRLLSFHQAMRDNEERAPAIDVQNQGSELKIHNLGLDLADGRHLLTNADMTVEEGDRVMLSGRSGSGKSTLLRAMGHLWPAGHGNIRLPAARYLFLPQKPYLPIGTLREALSYPQPGDTYPPERYVEVLETCRLPHLVARLDEANHWQRMLSPGEQQRLAFARALLYAPQWLYMDEATSAMDEEDEASLYQALIDELPGLSIVSVGHRSSLKRFHPRHIRIDNGHLVDQAVTA; this is encoded by the coding sequence ATGAATCAGAACGCTGAATATTCCGCGGTCAATGATGCGGTGCGCGGGCAGTTTTTCCGCAAAGTCTGGGCGATGATCACGCCGTATTGGTCCAGCGAAGAGAAGGTCAAGGCCTGGACGCTGTTGATCGCGGTGATTGCGTTGTCGCTGCTCAGCGTGGGGATCTCGGTGTGGTTCAACACCTGGTACAAGGATTTTTACAACGCCCTGCAAAAGAAAGATGAAGCGGCCTTCTGGCGGCTGATCCTGTATTTCTGCGCGATTGCGGCGGTGGCGATTGTCGGCGCGGTATACCGGCTCTACCTGACGCAGATGCTGACCATCCGCTGGCGGGCCTGGCTCACCGAAAAGCACTTCGCCCGCTGGCTCGGCAACAAGAATTACTACCAGCTGGAGCAGGGCGGTTACACCGATAACCCGGACCAGCGGATTTCCGAAGACCTCAACAACTTCACCTCCAATACCCTGGAACTGGGCATCGGTTTACTGCGCAACATTGTCAGCCTGGTGTCGTTCTCGATCATTCTGTGGGGCGTGTCGGGCAGTATTGAAGTGCTCGGTTTCACCATCCCCGGCTATATGTTCTGGTGCGTGCTGGTCTACGCAGTGGTTGGTAGCTGGCTGACCCATTTGATCGGTCGTCGTTTGATCGGCCTCAACAACCAACAACAACGCTTCGAAGCCGACCTGCGTTTCTCCATGGTCCGGGTTCGCGAAAATGCTGAAAGCATCGCCCTGTACAACGGCGAGCCGAATGAAAATCGGCGCTTGAGCAGCCGCTTCGGCCTGGTCTGGCACAATTTCTGGGACATCATGAAGGTGTCCAAACGCCTGACTTTCTTTACCGCCGGTTACAGCCAGGCCGCCATTATCTTTCCGTTCATGGTCGCCGCACCCCGCTATTTCGCGGGCAAGATCGAACTCGGCGAACTGATGCAAATCAGTTCAGCGTTCGGCAACGTGCAGGAAAGTTTCAGCTGGTTTATCAGTGCCTACCAGAACCTCGCGGCGTGGCGTGCCACCTGTGATCGTCTGCTGAGTTTCCATCAGGCCATGCGCGATAACGAAGAGCGTGCGCCAGCCATCGACGTGCAGAACCAGGGCTCTGAGCTGAAAATCCACAACCTCGGTCTGGACCTTGCCGACGGTCGTCACTTGCTGACTAACGCCGACATGACCGTGGAAGAGGGTGACCGCGTCATGCTCAGCGGTCGTTCCGGCAGCGGTAAATCGACGTTGCTGCGGGCGATGGGGCATTTGTGGCCAGCGGGTCACGGCAACATTCGACTGCCGGCGGCGCGTTATCTGTTCTTGCCGCAGAAGCCGTACCTGCCGATTGGCACCTTGCGTGAAGCGCTAAGTTATCCACAGCCCGGCGACACCTATCCGCCTGAGCGTTACGTGGAAGTGCTGGAAACCTGCCGCTTGCCACACCTGGTGGCGCGTCTGGATGAGGCCAATCACTGGCAGCGCATGTTGTCGCCGGGTGAGCAGCAACGCTTGGCCTTCGCTCGTGCGCTGTTATATGCACCGCAATGGCTGTACATGGACGAAGCCACGTCGGCGATGGATGAAGAGGACGAGGCGTCGCTGTATCAGGCGTTGATCGATGAATTGCCGGGGCTGAGCATTGTCAGCGTCGGGCATCGCAGCAGCCTGAAGCGTTTCCACCCACGGCATATCCGTATCGACAACGGGCATCTGGTGGATCAGGCCGTAACCGCCTGA
- the kdgD gene encoding 5-dehydro-4-deoxyglucarate dehydratase, whose protein sequence is MNPQELKSILSSGLLSFPVTDFNAQGDFHRAGYIKRLEWLAPYGATALFAAGGTGEFFSLAASEYSEIIKTAVDTCETSVPILAGVGGSTRQAIEYAQEAERLGAKGLLLLPHYLTEASQDGVAAHVEAVCKSVKIGVVVYNRNVCRLTAPLLERLAERCPNLIGYKDGLGDIELMVSIRRRLGDRFSYLGGLPTAEVYAAAYKALGVPVYSSAVFNFIPKTAMDFYHAIAREDHATVGKIIDDFFLPYLDIRNRKAGYAVSIVKAGAKIAGYDAGPVRAPLTDLTGAEYEMLAALIDKQGAQ, encoded by the coding sequence ATGAATCCACAAGAACTGAAGTCCATCCTCTCTTCCGGTCTGCTGTCTTTCCCGGTCACCGACTTCAATGCTCAGGGCGATTTCCATCGCGCTGGCTATATCAAACGTCTCGAATGGCTGGCCCCATACGGCGCCACGGCGCTGTTCGCCGCAGGCGGCACCGGTGAGTTCTTCTCTCTGGCGGCCAGCGAATATTCGGAAATCATCAAGACTGCGGTCGACACCTGCGAAACCAGCGTGCCGATCCTGGCAGGTGTTGGCGGTTCGACCCGTCAAGCCATCGAATACGCTCAAGAAGCCGAGCGCCTCGGCGCCAAAGGCCTGTTGCTGCTGCCGCACTACCTGACCGAAGCCAGCCAGGACGGCGTTGCCGCCCACGTTGAAGCCGTGTGCAAATCGGTGAAAATCGGCGTGGTGGTCTACAACCGCAACGTGTGCCGCCTGACCGCGCCATTGCTGGAACGCCTGGCCGAGCGCTGCCCGAACCTGATCGGTTACAAGGATGGCCTGGGCGATATCGAATTGATGGTGTCGATCCGTCGTCGCCTCGGCGATCGCTTCAGCTACCTGGGTGGTTTGCCGACCGCTGAAGTCTACGCCGCTGCTTATAAGGCACTGGGCGTACCGGTTTACTCCTCGGCGGTGTTCAACTTCATCCCGAAAACCGCGATGGATTTCTACCACGCCATCGCCCGCGAAGATCACGCCACCGTCGGCAAGATCATCGACGACTTCTTCCTGCCATACCTGGACATCCGTAACCGCAAGGCCGGTTACGCAGTGAGCATCGTCAAGGCCGGGGCAAAAATTGCCGGCTACGACGCAGGTCCTGTGCGTGCACCGCTGACCGATCTGACCGGCGCAGAGTACGAAATGCTCGCCGCGCTGATCGACAAGCAAGGTGCTCAGTAA
- a CDS encoding response regulator transcription factor → MSDEIQVEGEELPHLLLVDDDATFTRVMARAMARRGFRVSTAGSAEEGLTIAQADLPDYAALDLKMDGDSGLVLLPKLLELDPEMRVVILTGYSSIATAVEAIKRGACNYLCKPADADDVLAALLSEHADLDTLVPENPMSVDRLQWEHIQRVLTEHEGNISATARALGMHRRTLQRKLQKRPVRR, encoded by the coding sequence ATGAGTGACGAGATCCAAGTAGAAGGCGAAGAACTGCCGCATTTGTTGCTGGTCGATGACGACGCCACTTTCACCCGCGTGATGGCCCGCGCCATGGCCCGCCGGGGTTTTCGTGTCAGCACCGCCGGTTCCGCCGAAGAAGGCCTGACCATTGCCCAGGCCGACCTGCCGGACTACGCCGCGCTCGACCTGAAAATGGACGGCGATTCGGGTCTGGTGCTGCTGCCCAAGTTGCTCGAACTCGACCCGGAAATGCGCGTGGTAATCCTCACCGGTTATTCGAGCATCGCCACCGCCGTCGAGGCGATCAAGCGCGGCGCCTGCAACTATCTATGCAAGCCGGCCGATGCCGATGACGTGCTGGCGGCGCTGCTGTCCGAGCACGCCGACCTCGACACCCTGGTGCCGGAAAACCCGATGTCGGTGGACCGCCTGCAGTGGGAGCACATCCAGCGGGTGTTGACCGAGCACGAAGGCAACATCTCCGCCACGGCCCGCGCCCTGGGCATGCACCGCCGCACGCTGCAGCGCAAACTGCAGAAGCGTCCCGTTCGTCGCTGA
- a CDS encoding ATP-binding protein, with translation MLAAVQITSATRQNLWRLTFIRTLVLAAQAGSVGLAYWFDLLPLPWFQLAMTLGCSMLLCAFTAIRLRTSWPVTELEYAVQLACDLFIHSALLYFSGGSTNPFVSYYLVPLTIAAVTLPWRFSLILSGIALAMYTLLLARFYPLQTFPIARENLQVYGMWLSFALAAAVITFFAARMAEELRRQEELRAIRREEGLRDQQLLAVATQAAGAAHELGTPLATMSVLLKEMQQDHPDPMLQDDLKVLQDQVKLCKETLQQLVRAAEANRRLAVEMQDVTDWLDEALNRWHLMRPEASYRFQRLGQGTVPRMAPPPDLTQALLNLLNNAADACPEGLQVTLDWNAEDLTISIRDHGAGVPLAIAEQIGKPFFTTKGKGFGLGLFLSKASVTRAGGSVKLYSHEEGGTLTELRLPRVARGDEHE, from the coding sequence ATGCTCGCCGCCGTTCAAATCACTTCCGCGACTCGCCAGAATCTCTGGCGGCTGACGTTCATCCGCACTTTAGTGCTGGCCGCCCAGGCCGGTTCCGTGGGCCTGGCCTACTGGTTCGATTTGCTGCCATTGCCCTGGTTTCAACTGGCGATGACCCTCGGCTGTTCGATGCTGCTGTGCGCCTTCACGGCCATTCGCCTGCGCACCTCGTGGCCGGTTACCGAACTCGAATACGCCGTACAACTGGCGTGTGACCTGTTTATCCACAGTGCCTTGCTGTATTTCTCAGGCGGTTCCACCAACCCGTTCGTCTCTTATTACCTGGTGCCGTTGACCATCGCTGCCGTGACCTTGCCTTGGCGCTTTTCGCTGATCTTGTCCGGCATCGCCCTGGCCATGTACACCCTGCTGCTGGCGCGGTTCTACCCGCTGCAAACCTTCCCGATCGCTCGGGAAAACCTGCAGGTGTACGGGATGTGGCTGAGTTTCGCCCTCGCAGCGGCTGTCATCACCTTTTTCGCCGCGCGCATGGCCGAAGAGTTGCGCCGTCAGGAAGAGTTGCGCGCCATTCGCCGTGAAGAAGGCCTGCGCGATCAGCAGTTGTTGGCCGTTGCGACGCAAGCCGCCGGTGCTGCTCATGAATTGGGTACGCCACTGGCGACCATGAGCGTGTTGCTCAAAGAGATGCAGCAGGATCATCCCGACCCGATGTTGCAGGACGATCTGAAGGTGCTGCAGGATCAGGTCAAACTTTGCAAAGAGACTCTGCAACAACTGGTGCGCGCCGCCGAGGCCAATCGCCGCTTGGCCGTGGAAATGCAGGACGTCACCGACTGGCTCGACGAAGCCCTGAACCGCTGGCACCTGATGCGCCCGGAGGCCAGCTACCGCTTCCAGCGCCTCGGCCAGGGCACGGTGCCGCGCATGGCGCCGCCGCCAGACTTGACCCAGGCATTGCTGAATTTGCTCAACAACGCCGCCGACGCCTGCCCCGAAGGGTTGCAAGTGACCCTGGACTGGAATGCCGAAGATCTGACCATCAGCATTCGCGACCACGGCGCCGGTGTGCCGTTGGCTATCGCCGAGCAGATCGGCAAACCGTTTTTTACCACCAAGGGCAAAGGTTTCGGCCTGGGCCTGTTTTTGAGCAAGGCCAGCGTGACACGCGCCGGCGGCTCAGTGAAACTCTACAGTCATGAGGAAGGCGGCACGCTCACCGAGCTGCGCCTGCCCCGTGTCGCCCGAGGAGACGAACATGAGTGA
- a CDS encoding aldehyde dehydrogenase family protein, which translates to MADAKRFDNYINGEWVAGGEYCANINPSELTDTIGEYAKADLAQVHAAIDAARAAFPAWSTSGIQARHDSLDKVGTEILARREELGTLLAREEGKTLPEAIGEVTRAGNIFKFFAGETLRLSGDYLPSVRPGVNVEVTREALGVVGLITPWNFPIAIPAWKIAPALAYGNCVVLKPADLVPGCAWALAEIISRAGFPAGVFNLVMGSGRVVGDALVQSPKVDGISFTGSVGVGRQIAVSCVSRQAKVQLEMGGKNPQIILDDADLKQAVELSVQSAFYSTGQRCTASSRFIVTAGIHDKFVEAVAERMKSIKVGHALKTGTDIGPVVSQAQLEQDLKYIDIGQSEGARLVSGGGLVTCDTEGYYLAPTLFADSEAAMRISREEIFGPVANVVRVADYEAALAMANDTEFGLSAGIATTSLKYANHFKRHSQAGMVMVNLPTAGVDYHVPFGGRKGSSYGSREQGRYAQEFYTVVKTSYIGS; encoded by the coding sequence GTGGCAGATGCAAAGCGCTTTGATAACTACATCAACGGTGAATGGGTTGCGGGCGGTGAATACTGCGCCAACATCAACCCGTCCGAACTGACCGATACCATCGGTGAATACGCCAAGGCAGATCTTGCCCAAGTCCACGCCGCTATCGACGCCGCCCGCGCCGCGTTCCCGGCCTGGTCCACGTCGGGCATTCAGGCTCGCCACGATTCGCTGGATAAAGTCGGCACTGAAATTCTCGCCCGTCGCGAAGAGCTCGGCACTTTGCTGGCTCGGGAAGAGGGCAAGACCCTGCCTGAAGCCATCGGCGAAGTGACCCGCGCTGGCAACATCTTCAAGTTCTTCGCCGGTGAAACCCTGCGTCTGTCCGGCGACTACCTGCCGTCGGTGCGTCCGGGTGTCAACGTCGAAGTCACTCGCGAAGCACTGGGCGTGGTTGGCTTGATCACCCCGTGGAACTTCCCGATTGCGATTCCTGCGTGGAAAATCGCCCCGGCTCTGGCCTACGGCAACTGCGTCGTGCTGAAACCTGCCGATCTGGTACCGGGCTGCGCTTGGGCACTGGCCGAAATCATCTCCCGCGCAGGCTTCCCGGCCGGCGTGTTCAACCTGGTGATGGGCAGCGGTCGTGTGGTTGGCGATGCGCTGGTGCAGAGCCCGAAAGTCGACGGCATCAGCTTCACCGGTTCCGTCGGTGTGGGTCGTCAGATCGCCGTCAGCTGCGTGTCGCGCCAAGCCAAAGTCCAGCTGGAAATGGGCGGCAAGAACCCGCAGATCATTCTCGACGATGCCGACCTGAAACAAGCGGTCGAGCTGTCGGTACAGAGCGCGTTCTACTCCACCGGTCAGCGTTGCACCGCCTCCAGCCGCTTCATCGTTACCGCCGGGATTCACGATAAATTCGTCGAAGCCGTGGCCGAGCGCATGAAGTCGATCAAGGTCGGTCACGCGCTGAAAACCGGTACTGACATTGGTCCGGTCGTCTCGCAAGCTCAGCTGGAACAGGACCTGAAGTACATCGATATCGGCCAGTCCGAAGGTGCACGTCTGGTCAGCGGCGGTGGCTTGGTCACCTGCGACACCGAAGGCTACTACCTCGCCCCGACGCTGTTTGCCGACAGCGAAGCCGCGATGCGCATCAGCCGTGAAGAAATCTTCGGCCCGGTGGCCAACGTGGTTCGCGTGGCGGATTACGAAGCGGCACTGGCCATGGCCAACGACACCGAATTCGGTCTGTCGGCGGGTATCGCCACCACGTCGCTGAAGTACGCCAACCACTTCAAACGCCACTCCCAGGCCGGGATGGTGATGGTCAACCTGCCGACAGCCGGCGTGGATTACCACGTTCCGTTCGGTGGGCGTAAGGGCTCATCCTATGGTTCCCGCGAGCAAGGTCGCTACGCGCAAGAGTTCTACACGGTCGTGAAAACCAGCTACATCGGCTCCTGA